cggatgtgtgaatggacccttacctggCACCTGTTCAATCCCATTGTCTTTGATGCTTTGAAGGCCTAAGACTTTCTGAGGCCTGTTAGCCTGAGATGCCTGTGTCCTGCCGCAGACAGTCGCGATGGCTGTCCTGGCTCatcagctccagtgccctgcCACAGTTTTAAACTGTATCAATGTCCTGAGGACTGTAATACATTTGAATTCAGGACAGCTATCTATGCCTCACCGCCCTGGTACATAAGGACCTGACATTGCCATGGAGCATTGGCTCCTTAAGTGCCTGGACAGCAACCAAAAGAGTTGGTTACAGTATTAATAAGGAACTTAGGAGGTTGCCAGTGGTTTGGGCAGCCTGTTGGCTAAAAGGCTGCCAGAAGGTTTACCTTTGCTACTGTGTTATCGTGTGCACCGATGCAGTTCAGCCTGGCATTTACCAAATGTAGGATCTTATGATATAAGCATAATATGTGCATCAAAAGAAAAACAACTTCCAGCATCCAGGCCATAGTATAATCCATCCACGtttattaatttctttaaaaGTCCATATGGCAGATAAGAATCCCAAAGCAGTTAACACCTTTCAACGTGTTGTCTTAATAATGACATAATATGAACATATTCTTCCCAAAAAATTGGCTGATGGTTGGAAATTTTCAGGGTTTGATAAGGATTAAGATGTAGATTCTGTGGCACAAGTGAGTTGGACCTGTGGGACCATCCAGCTATCTTATGTGCACGGAGCGGTGTTGATTCTCATACTGAATTTCTGTACCCAAGATTTTTGTTCTCAAAGGGGGTTATATGCCGCCAGAGGTCTAACAGCAGTTTACCCCCCTCTCCCTATTGTAAACACATGCCAACTGTGCATATGTATAGGGGAGTCGGGAAGATTAGCTGTAGGATGAGCAAGCTGTACAAGGCAACATCTATAGAAGGCGTACAATCTCCAGCAAGTGATGGCAGTCCTCTCCACCAGATACCAGCGCGTGACAGGGCAGATGCATACAGATCCTCGTTGTGTGTAGTGTCACTACCCTGCCTTATCTAGGCTCACTGCAACAGAGCTGTCATTATTTCCCCCCATTGGCTGACCCCCATCCCTGTTAAGGGGTGGATAAGGGGAAGGAGAGGATAATGGTAATAAAAAAGATAGGGTAGGTAAAAGTGAGGAAAGGGCAAACAATAGAAAAAGGGTAGAGGGTGAAAATAATATAGAAAAAGGAAAAGTAGGGTAAAGAGACAAGGGGCATGCGAGAGAGGATAAGAATGTAAGAGAGGGTGAGAAAACATGAACATAGCTGGGAGTAAAGGGATGAAAGGGTACATGAGATGTGAAAAAGTGGGTGAAAACTAGGGAGAGTGTGAGATACATGACATCAGAGAGAATAAAGAAGAGATATATAAAATGAGAACGTGAAGGGGCATGAATAAAGGGTTGGATGGGGAGAAAAAATTAAGGGATAAAGATAGGATGAGAGCGGGAACAAGAGGGTAAACCTGAAAGGGAGAAAGGCAGAAAGGAGATTatggatagggagagagcagcaggggGCGATGGAAAAATAGAGAAGGGGAAAGAGGGACAATAAAAAGACATGGGTGAAGGAGAGAGGGGAAGTAGAAGAGCGGGGAAGAAATGCCAGCGGGATGAGAAGGGAATAAAAGGCTAAAAAAGAAAATTTGAAGACGAGAAGAtaggatgtgggagatagagGAAGAATGAGATTAAGGAATAAAGAGGgaaagaagaaggaaaaaaaaaaaaagagtaggcATGTCAGCGAGAAGGAGGAAAAGGGATGAGAATGGCAGAGAACATAGCTTGTCAGTAACATggcttgtaaggctgaaaaaagacatttgtccatccagttcagcctgttatcctaaaagttgatccagaggaaggcaaaaaaaaaaaaactgaggtagaagccaatttttcccacttaaggtgaaaaaaattatttcccgactccaatcaggcaatcagaattactccctggattaacgacccctctctagtagctatagcctgtaatattattacactccagaaatacatccaggcccctcttgaactcaccataaccacctcctcaggcagatgtttccatagtctcactgctcttaccataaagaaccctcttctatgtttgtgtacaaaccttctttcctccaaacgCAGAAGAATggcccctcgtcacagtcctggggataaatagatgatgggagagatctctgtactgacccctgatatatgtatacatagttattagatctccccttaactattagatctccccttaacTGTCTTTTTTCTAAATTCGAATTTTGATAATCTTACAGGGTACTGTAgcccacccattccagttattactttagttgccctcctctggaccctctccaactctatgtctgccttgttcacaggagcccagaactgtacacagtactccatgtgtggtctgactagtgatttgtaaagtggtaggactatgttctcatcacgggcatctatgccccttttgaggcaaaccattatcttatttgccatGGCAGCATCTGCCTgaaactggtttctacagcttagtttgtggttcactaaaattcccaagtccttttccatgtcagtgttacccggtgttttaccatttagtatgtactggtgacttgcattattccttcccatgtgcataaccttacatttgtcagtgttaaaccttatctgcccaagcctccaatctatccagattcctctgtagtagtatactgtcctcttccatgttaattactttacacagtttaatgtcatctgcaaaaattgatattttactgtgcaatccttctacaagatcattaataaatatattgaagagaatagggcccaatactgtccCCTGGGGTactcccactagtgacagtgacccaatctgagtgtgtaccactaataaccaccctctgttttctatcactcagccagttaatTACCTACATATAGACAGAcatttttctcccagtccgagcattttaATTTTATGTACCAATCTTTTATGcgatacagtgtcaaatgctttggagaagtcaagatatacgacatccattgtcTAGAACTTgccttctcatagaaactgattagatTAGTTTGATaggaccgatccctcataaactTGTCCTGATAAAGCCTTAtaacttattttcattgagatactccaATTGAACTGCAGCAAACTGTTGTCTTATGTTCTGTGCTCTAGTGGCCAGTTTAAAAGCTACAATATTTCAACTTTTTTTAGGCTTCATGACtattttggtcagttatttccatcagtgattgtgaaccaaaaccaggtgtgggtctaaacacagaacaggagcagatctttcccttataccttatgtctgtgtagggtTCACtactggctttggctcacaatagctgatggaaataactgaccaaataactgaaatgtgaacttggcctaagttGAACTGTGACCCCATTCAGTTCAGtggctgcagtgctacactgcgaTCAGTGGTCACGTGATGGGGATCGCAGCCACGATCACTGCATAGCCCCAGAATTAATATGGATAGTCAcataaaataacattaaaaaaaataaaaatgctaaattACTAAAAATAGGTTTATACCAAAAACATGAATTAGTAAAAACATATGGTAATTTATTCCTGTGGATAAGTTTCCAATAATTTTACGTTTTGAACATTTTATACGCTATATAGAttttatttaaggctactttcacactagcgttcgatcggatccgttaaataatgcagacggtggctccgttcagaacggatccgtctgcattatattggcaaaaaatggctaagtgtgaaattagcctgagcagatccgtccagacttttacattaaaagtcaatgggggacggatccgtttgaagattgagccatattgtggcatcttcaaacggatccgtccccattgacttacattgtaagtctggacggatccgcacggccaggcggacacccgaacgctgcaagcagcgttcaggtgtccgcctgctgagcggagcggaggctgaacgccgccagactgatgcagtctgagcggatccgcatccattcagactgcatcagggctggacggaagcgttcgggtccgctcgtgagccccttcaaacagagctcacgagcggaccgacgaacgctataGCCCCTTGAAGTGGAGATGTCCCTGCCTCATTATTAAGCAATTGTCCTCTAGTTCAATAAAACCATCTATGAATCTTTATGCTGTAGTCATTGTGTTCTCTATGCATTTTCAGTGTTATCATCTTCCAGTTTTGATCTGTATTTATGTTTTTCTAGCTTTTTCAAGCTCTGAGAACTTgtcaatgaagcttaatctccaAATGTTAACCCCCGATACTGCATATAAGAATCATTCATCAACATCCTGTAAGGGAGCGGTCAAAAACAATGTTTTTGAAGATTTTCAAGAGGTAACTCTCCAAGTAGAGCGTGACCAGTTCACTAACAAGTCCACCTGTACAAAGTACACACAGACAGAACCCGCTGACTGTGGAGAAGAGGTATTGTGCGAGGACAAAGAAGCTGATGTTGTTTTTGTGCCTACAGAAAATACTATGATGGGGTGTTCCTCTGATGCCTCCAAATCATATAATAAACAGAGTCCTAAAGACTCTGATTTTTGCTTGCTCACTGAACAGATACAAAACGCACCTTATCAACAGGGAAGCGCGCTGGAGCCTGGTGAAGATATTTACACGCCGACGTGTCTCAAATCTACACATCTTACAGACCGGCCAACAGAATGGGTAACCAATGTAAACTTTGTGGAATGTCCTATAACCCCTCACCACATAAATAGCAAATATACATCTAGTTGTATTATTGAGGTTGCATCCACTTGTGAAGATGGAGATGTCATCAGCAAAGATGTTTTCACTCCCGCAGACCATAAAACATATACATCTGAAAAAATAGAAGAGACGCCCATGTCATGGGGGAAGGACGTAATATATACCAACATTTATACACCTGCAGAACTGACACAAGCAGATCTAAATAATATAAAGAAAGAACTGGATTCATGGGAAGATGGAAGCCTGGAGCTCCAGAATATATATTAGCTCCAAAACCTATGGAAGAAAAAGCTGTGTACACTAGTGGCAGAGGTGATGCTGTACAATGGAATGGAAGTCAGGCCCACAGAGACTCCTATCAATTAGTGGAGCATGCATTGCCTCGTATTAAGACAGAATATGAACAAGGGGATTTTAAGGACGACTATTTTACTCGGGGACAAACCCAGTCTACTCATGCTCCAGTTCATCCAGAAAATGCAGATTcaattaaaaaggaaaatataaaTATGTCTGTGGTAAGTTATACTACAGATGATGAAAATGATAGACCAGCATACGATACATCCCAAATGTATAGTTGTTCTGATTGTACAAAATGTTTTTCCAGTGATACAAATTTAGCCAAGCACAggctgatgtgtagaggtcgaaAGCCCCATGTCTGTTCCGGCTGTGGAAAATGTTTTGCCAGCGCCTCCTATCTTGTAATAcacgagagaattcacacaggagagaaaccatactcCTGTTCTCACTGTGGCAAAAGCTTTACTCGGAAACCAGATCTAATCCGTCACGAGcggattcacacaggggagaagccatttgcctgcccagaatgtggtaaatgtttcaCCAGTGTTTCCAATATATTTATGCATCGGAGAATTCATACAGGAGAAAAGCCTTTTCCTTGTGCTGCATGCGGCAAACGTTTCATCAAAAAGTCTGATCTGGTCCGCCATGAGAAAATTCACCTGCCACAGGAGCCTTTGCCTTGTTCTCTGTGTGGGAAAATTTTTGCTTCAAAGACTATCCTAAGTAAACATATGGCCGCTCATGCTACAGAAACGCCAGAGCCTGCTCAAGAGGGCAGTTAATTTCTATTTATTGTTTCCTGTACATTGTgtgaaaaaatttgaaatttattttatataaaatacatGTATGGTTTTTATGTTGAGTATTTAGATGTGACATGAGAAATAATGGGCTATGTAGTATGTGATGTTTCTGGCTATAGTTATATGACCTCCAAACACACACCACCCAATTGTAGCATTTAGTTGTCTGAAATCAAAGTTCAGCTACCTCCTCCGCtctaaatattaaaaaaagtatttttctcacCCATTGGAATGCCAAGTACATGGTAATGTTAAAAATGATAACTATGTTTTGCCATACATGTGCAGTCCAGCTCAAGGCTTAGGCTCTGTGCACCTATTGTGAGAGCTCTTAACGCATTACTGGGAAAAGCTTTGGGCATGCATGTTAAAAGTATCCATAGGGCTCCAACGGCCAAAAGTGTGGCAGACTGCACTTACCTATACAGAGTGCCACCACAAAAAAACTGTATACCATGTGGTATAGGGtttgtgtgggttttttttttgtgtgtgtgtttgttatatattatttttttttgtgtgtggtcaACATATGCCATACTTTGGAGCCTTCTTTCGGAAGTATATGTCAGGAGCACATCCCTCTTATGTGCACAGAGCCTTATTGCATAGTGTCTCAATCCATCCTACAACcatcagaatatatatatatatatatatatatattttgtacacTTCACAACAATGAAATTGCAGCGCAAGGAAGGAAAAGGCATGGAATTATAGAAATCTCAACGAGTGCACTTACacgccttggcatgctatcagtgaggttattaatggttgtctgaggaatattcttccatgctgaatgcacttgggaATGAAAATCATAAAGATTTactacagacagctccctttgcagTTGCCGACCAATCACATCCCAGATGTTCTtgatgggaaataagtccaaagATACTGCAGGCTATGGTAGCATatttaggccatacatgctcttcCAGTAGCAGGAGCAACAtgcggcctggcatcctgctgaaaaACGGGTCTTGGAACACTTTAAGGGAAAAGGCCATAGCACTGGTTCCACAATCAGATGAATGTAACACAAAGATGTTAgagtacctgaaatgaagactagagggagCTGCCTCTATGCCACCTCACACTATAATCCCGGAAGTAGGATTCACGTTGACCATGTTGTCTCCAAACCAATTTCTGGCCTTCATTGCTTCTGAGACAAAAGCAGGATTCATcactgaagaggacagacctCCAGTGGTGTCTTCTTGTGCACCATGATAGTCTCTCGGAGCAGTGACGTAAGGTCAATAGTACACCTGTCTGGATGTCTGGCTCATAGCCCAATGTTGTGCAGACACCttgtgatggtttgtgtagacactgtttgccaccctaggctcAGGATGTGACATCCAATTTCCCTTGCAGTACAAAATGGATCACTAGACGCCTTTCTTCTAATCATGATCTTCTGGGCAGAGTTTTGTCAATCTAGTTTGTTGTTGGTCTCCAAAGCACCATGATATGCAACGttaaacagtgctgacatcttggcCTAGGCACATAGCGATCAGCTGGAGTGATAAACTAAGGTCTCCCAGGTAAAAAGGTTCTGTTCTTCTAAGTTTGCGACAAGTGGTGATAAAACTTTAAATCTGGCTTTTATTCCTCTttcacatgccacagattggagttAGGTGCAAGAAAATATTATATCTGCAGATCTGCCAGACACCTGCCACATCCTCAATTTGCATTACCTTgttttgtgtatatataatatatatatctatataatataGATACAAAAGAAGTAGACAGCAGCACTAGGTAGTGAAGGATTCAATGTATGGCGCACACAATCCAGACCTTCATCAAAAAGCTCCAACATATGGAAGGGTTCAGAGCACTCCAGGGATGTAAAAAAAGCTCCACGTGGGAGCTGAAATATTGTCTTCTTATGGATACAGAGCAATAAATCTATTACTTTTTTCACATCTCTGGAGTgctggctgtgtgtgtgtgtgtatattataatgTGGGATGGTGTGTGGCAGTCTGGGCTCCCAAAAGAGTTGACTACACAATATAGAATATTTTgtgagatttaaagggaacctgtcaccatgaaaatgcaatttaAGCTccaggcaccatgttatagagcaggaggagctgagcacattACTATATACGGTAGGTTTTGTGGGaacagattcagtaaaacttatattttatacatttaaattcctgcttattctgggctttgaagtcaaggaggcggtccatcagtgattgacacttttccctctatgactgtgcatacagagatagctgtcaatcactgataggaccgcctcctggactccaAAGCCtttcagctcctcctgccctaGTAAATGGTGCCTCGAGCTTACATTGCATCTCGGACACCATTTTCAacatgaccggttccctttaaaggggttttcctactcATTCCAAAtaatgatctattctctggataggtcatcagtatctgaacggttggggtccaacacccaggaccccctcagATTAACTGTTTGATAAGGCTcctgcagccttctcgcagcttaccaagcacagcactgcccATTGTATAGTGTCTGGGCTTGGTataacttgaatgggactgagttgctcctaggccacatgaccgttGAACATGATgccactggcctagggtaagctgcgCAAAAGCCACAGCAAACAGTGGAGTACCAgtcccttctcaaacagctgatcagctggggtcccgggcatcagacccccactgatcagatactgatgacctatctagaagataggtcatcagttaaaaaatgttggaaaacccctttaaaggtgttgtctcacttctgcaaatggcatttagagaaagttaatacaaggcacttactaatgtattgtaattgtccatattgcctcctttgctggcctgataaatttttccatcacattatatactggtcgtatacaggggttatgaccaccctgcaatccatcagtggtggtcgtgcttgcacactacagaagAAAGAACGCTGAATCGGTGACCATAATCCTTGAgaacaatgtgatggaaaaatgaatcaaaccagcaaaggaggcaatttggacaatcacaatacattagtaggtgtcttgtattaacttttttaaTATACAGAATAATGTGTAATTCTGATTATAAACGTGTAAACTATTGAACTGATCCTTTGCTGGGTTCTGGTAGATATAATACAAAGCTCCAAACTCTGAGAGTGGATGTTATACTGAGGACTTTTAGCGATGACTCTTGGTCACCATTCTATGGCAATATTGCCAACCCTGTATTTGGCATTACATTTGGAACCAATGGaggtcatatttaaaaaaaaaaaaaaaaactattgtgatTTTTACGGCCTGTTTGTTTGCAGAATTTTATACATGCGAGTCCGCCATCAGAGAATTGAAACTTTATAAAACTGAACAGTGGTTGCAATAAAATTGTCTTATATTGAAATAAGGCAATAAAGAGTTTAGACAGAAGTTATAAAGCAGAAATATACAATATTCATTGTGCTTAACCATACTTTTTTACACTGCAAGAATTTTAGGATGTTACATTAAAATAAAATCTGACCTCTTTCTTCTTGCATGTGTCAAATTATAATTGACTAATTTGTGTTTGTAAAAGGATCATCTGACATTagaatattgatagcctatcctcagaataggtaatcaatatctgatcggtgggtgtcaaACTCCTAGGACTCcgatgatcagttgtttgaagtggCTGCAGCTCTCCAGCCTCCTTGAAGttgaccaagcacagtgccgtaccttgtatagtggctgtgcttggtattgcagcttg
The sequence above is a segment of the Bufo gargarizans isolate SCDJY-AF-19 chromosome 6, ASM1485885v1, whole genome shotgun sequence genome. Coding sequences within it:
- the LOC122940546 gene encoding oocyte zinc finger protein XlCOF7.1-like; protein product: MDKDHITEKILKLTLEIIYLLTGEDYSVVSRAGKHVGTIRRTPRQTGGLCKVISPITHPPPLSEVHEKNNNLKILDLTNKIIQLLTGEVPIRCEDVIVCFSMEEWKYVEGHKDLYKHIMENHPFLGSSAFSSSENLSMKLNLQMLTPDTAYKNHSSTSCKGAVKNNVFEDFQEVTLQVERDQFTNKSTCTKYTQTEPADCGEEVLCEDKEADVVFVPTENTMMGCSSDASKSYNKQSPKDSDFCLLTEQIQNAPYQQGSALEPGEDIYTPTCLKSTHLTDRPTEWVTNVNFVECPITPHHINSKYTSSCIIEVASTCEDGDVISKDVFTPADHKTYTSEKIEETPMSWGKDVIYTNIYTPAELTQADLNNIKKELDSWEDGSLELQNIY